The following coding sequences lie in one Candidatus Terasakiella magnetica genomic window:
- a CDS encoding anthranilate synthase component II, with product MILLIDNYDSFVYNLARYLEELYYDTKVVRNDEITLEEIITLNPQAIILSPGPCGPDKAGICLELVEHLGGKTPILGVCLGHQVIAQSFKGTVRRSKIPMHGKSSLIQHDATGLFEGLASPLQVGRYHSLSIEASSELEVNATSPDGEIMAIKHKDLPIWGVQFHPESILTHQGHDILKNFLKLAGVLT from the coding sequence GTGATCCTGCTCATCGATAACTATGACAGTTTTGTCTATAATCTCGCGCGCTACCTTGAAGAGCTTTATTACGATACCAAGGTCGTGCGCAATGATGAGATCACCCTTGAGGAAATCATCACCCTTAACCCCCAAGCCATCATCCTCTCACCCGGTCCTTGCGGGCCGGATAAAGCAGGTATTTGCCTTGAACTTGTTGAGCATTTGGGCGGCAAAACCCCCATCCTTGGAGTTTGTTTAGGCCATCAGGTTATTGCCCAAAGCTTTAAGGGGACTGTTCGACGCTCAAAAATCCCCATGCATGGGAAATCATCGCTCATTCAGCATGATGCAACAGGGTTGTTTGAAGGCTTAGCCTCACCTTTACAAGTCGGGCGCTATCATTCCCTGAGCATTGAAGCCTCAAGTGAGCTTGAAGTCAATGCCACCAGCCCCGATGGGGAAATTATGGCGATAAAACATAAAGACTTGCCCATCTGGGGCGTTCAGTTCCATCCTGAATCCATCTTGACCCATCAGGGCCATGATATTTTGAAAAATTTCCTCAAACTCGCAGGTGTCCTCACATGA
- a CDS encoding aminotransferase class IV, translating to MIAWFNGELLPLGGVKIPATDRGFLLGDGFFETMAAQSDHVVRFDDHMARLRKTGNNLGLKIPYSDKEIREAIHEVLMGSQLLNARGAVRLTVTRGSGPRGLMPPLEVKPEVMISASQAQEHYSAAKVKTVSVRKNEFSPSTQIKSLCYLDHIFAFEEAHAQGADEALMLNTSGHIAEGTISNIFFIKGDNLFTPRLEDGCLPGTMRSAVLDMAETIGMAVFEESLTPEIIQHCDEAFLTNSLFRVRPIHELDGRTMPAQHWCEKLLKALVESE from the coding sequence ATGATTGCTTGGTTTAATGGTGAACTCCTCCCCCTTGGTGGGGTAAAAATCCCCGCAACGGACCGTGGCTTTCTCTTAGGAGATGGTTTTTTTGAAACCATGGCAGCGCAAAGTGACCATGTGGTGCGTTTTGATGACCATATGGCACGGCTTCGCAAAACCGGGAACAATCTCGGCCTAAAAATCCCCTATAGCGATAAAGAAATCCGCGAGGCAATCCATGAAGTCTTGATGGGGTCGCAATTACTTAACGCGCGCGGGGCTGTTCGCCTGACCGTTACCCGTGGGTCTGGCCCGCGCGGACTAATGCCGCCCTTGGAAGTCAAACCTGAGGTGATGATTTCAGCCAGCCAAGCCCAAGAGCATTATAGTGCTGCCAAGGTCAAAACCGTTTCTGTGCGTAAAAACGAATTTAGCCCGAGCACACAGATCAAATCACTCTGTTATCTCGATCATATCTTTGCTTTTGAAGAAGCCCACGCCCAAGGTGCGGATGAAGCGCTCATGCTCAATACCAGTGGTCACATTGCAGAAGGCACCATCAGTAATATCTTCTTCATCAAAGGCGATAATTTATTCACCCCAAGGCTTGAAGATGGCTGCCTGCCCGGCACCATGCGCAGTGCGGTTTTAGACATGGCTGAAACAATCGGCATGGCGGTCTTTGAAGAAAGCCTGACACCAGAGATCATCCAGCATTGTGATGAGGCTTTCCTTACCAACAGCCTGTTTCGCGTGCGCCCCATTCATGAACTTGATGGTCGCACCATGCCTGCGCAACACTGGTGTGAAAAATTGCTAAAAGCCCTAGTGGAAAGTGAGTAG
- a CDS encoding EndoU domain-containing protein, with protein MRTPFNIIFFDKKTIRAVVFSLQVAFVLSCWSFGVFAAEWSETTPPINLTHIFKGEINKQSRAVGFHARPFGKDPEGAELSEIRSGPNQYGVYTGSAEIFDPEGEEWKPKNFSSFFPDLMTQNKVVEAILAAYKKAKVNKRGKWRGRSSYGFSIEGWLCPKGGTSTCPDGAINTAYPIYKKDK; from the coding sequence ATGAGAACGCCTTTTAATATTATCTTTTTCGATAAAAAGACCATACGCGCAGTCGTCTTCTCATTGCAAGTCGCTTTTGTTCTTTCATGTTGGTCTTTTGGTGTTTTCGCTGCGGAATGGAGCGAGACAACCCCGCCGATTAACCTGACGCATATTTTTAAAGGCGAGATTAACAAGCAATCACGCGCGGTTGGCTTTCATGCGCGCCCCTTTGGTAAAGACCCAGAAGGGGCGGAATTATCCGAGATTAGATCAGGGCCAAATCAATATGGGGTCTATACCGGATCGGCAGAAATTTTTGACCCTGAGGGTGAAGAATGGAAGCCGAAGAATTTTTCCTCGTTTTTTCCAGACCTCATGACGCAAAATAAGGTGGTCGAAGCCATCTTGGCAGCTTATAAAAAGGCCAAAGTGAATAAGCGTGGCAAATGGCGCGGCAGAAGTAGCTATGGCTTTTCAATTGAAGGCTGGCTTTGCCCCAAAGGCGGCACGTCCACTTGCCCAGATGGCGCTATTAACACGGCCTATCCGATCTATAAGAAAGATAAATAA
- a CDS encoding YqaE/Pmp3 family membrane protein — translation MDIIRIIIAIFIPPLAAFLTVGIGLHFWLNLLLTLFFFFPGMIHALWLVVKKK, via the coding sequence ATGGACATCATCCGTATCATCATTGCGATTTTCATTCCCCCACTAGCGGCATTTTTGACCGTCGGGATTGGCTTGCACTTCTGGCTCAACCTGCTCCTGACACTGTTCTTCTTCTTCCCGGGTATGATCCACGCTTTGTGGCTTGTGGTCAAAAAGAAATAG
- the folD gene encoding bifunctional methylenetetrahydrofolate dehydrogenase/methenyltetrahydrofolate cyclohydrolase FolD encodes MSDAKIIDGKAFAQNVRARVAKQVQDLKDYNNVTPGLAVVLVGEDPASQVYVRNKVKQTEECGMKSLEYRRDPDISEQELLTLVYGLNENPEVNGILVQLPLPDHISEDKVIAAIAPEKDVDGFHVINTGLLATGSEDAMVPCTPLGCLMMLKDFYGGDLTGKRAVVVGRSNIVGKPMGALLLNESCTVTTVHSRTQDIEEECRRADILVAAVGRPEMIKKEWIKPGAAVIDVGINRIEKEDGKTKLVGDVAFDEVKEVCGAITPVPGGVGPMTIACLLANTVTAACRQHKIEEPKVD; translated from the coding sequence ATGTCTGATGCTAAAATCATTGATGGTAAGGCTTTTGCACAAAATGTGCGCGCACGTGTTGCCAAGCAGGTTCAGGACCTTAAAGATTACAACAATGTCACACCGGGGCTAGCCGTTGTGTTGGTGGGGGAAGACCCTGCCAGTCAGGTTTATGTGCGCAATAAGGTCAAGCAGACTGAAGAATGTGGCATGAAGTCGCTGGAATATCGCCGCGACCCTGATATTTCTGAACAGGAATTGCTCACACTGGTCTATGGGCTTAATGAAAACCCTGAAGTCAATGGTATTCTGGTTCAGCTCCCACTGCCTGATCATATTTCAGAAGATAAAGTGATTGCTGCCATTGCACCTGAAAAAGACGTTGATGGTTTCCATGTGATCAATACGGGCCTTTTGGCAACCGGATCAGAAGATGCCATGGTGCCTTGTACGCCGCTTGGCTGTTTGATGATGCTAAAAGATTTTTATGGCGGGGACCTTACGGGGAAACGCGCTGTTGTTGTGGGGCGTTCTAACATTGTGGGCAAACCCATGGGTGCTTTGTTGCTCAATGAAAGCTGCACGGTGACAACGGTTCATTCGCGCACACAAGATATTGAAGAAGAATGCCGCCGCGCTGATATTTTAGTGGCAGCTGTTGGTCGCCCTGAAATGATCAAGAAGGAATGGATCAAACCGGGCGCAGCTGTCATTGATGTGGGTATTAACCGCATTGAAAAAGAAGATGGCAAAACCAAGCTGGTTGGCGATGTGGCCTTTGATGAAGTCAAAGAAGTTTGTGGTGCCATCACCCCTGTACCGGGTGGCGTTGGCCCCATGACGATTGCGTGTTTGCTTGCCAATACGGTGACCGCAGCGTGTCGCCAGCATAAGATTGAAGAGCCTAAAGTCGATTAA
- a CDS encoding DUF167 domain-containing protein → MSEALFTLVGTDVRLQIRLTPKSKKNAINTIINDAQGQMALKVSVTAVPEKGKANAALIKLLSKEWKLAKSDIEISAGELNRHKTLLLKGGGVSLQQRLIEWMKQNNV, encoded by the coding sequence ATGAGTGAAGCGCTTTTTACGCTTGTGGGGACGGATGTTCGCCTACAGATCCGCTTAACACCCAAGTCTAAAAAGAATGCAATAAATACAATAATAAACGATGCACAAGGCCAGATGGCCCTGAAAGTATCGGTCACGGCCGTACCGGAAAAAGGGAAAGCCAATGCTGCGTTGATCAAGCTTTTGTCAAAAGAGTGGAAGTTGGCGAAGTCGGATATCGAGATTAGCGCCGGAGAATTAAACCGGCATAAAACCCTGTTGCTTAAAGGGGGCGGAGTTTCCTTACAGCAACGCTTAATAGAATGGATGAAGCAGAACAATGTCTGA
- a CDS encoding YggT family protein, giving the protein MDVVIVPLFQVLLAILNIYELIVVVAVVMTWLFHFNVINYSNQFVRIIWDLCSKLTEPLLSRIRNFLPSMGGIDISPIVLLLLVFFLQNVVHQMMFKFVG; this is encoded by the coding sequence ATGGACGTAGTTATCGTGCCTTTATTTCAGGTGCTTTTGGCAATCTTGAATATTTACGAATTGATCGTGGTGGTCGCTGTTGTGATGACATGGTTGTTCCATTTCAACGTGATCAATTACAGCAATCAGTTTGTCCGCATTATTTGGGACCTTTGTTCAAAGCTGACTGAACCGCTGCTTTCAAGAATTCGTAATTTCTTGCCGAGCATGGGTGGAATTGATATTTCACCGATTGTTTTGCTCTTGTTGGTTTTTTTCTTACAAAATGTCGTTCATCAAATGATGTTTAAATTTGTGGGATGA
- a CDS encoding PhoH family protein has translation MGKRARKSTKADADVRALFFDEHQREQEMSKKAWDPIKGHHNQQHQETPREQKYVKNVRPRSDNQAELMKAIDERHMVVALGPAGTGKTYLAVAKAVEALDSGKIERIVLSRPAVEAGESIGYLPGDMEEKLAPYLRPLYDALTDRLGNRRLKQLMNNGTIELAPVGYMRGRTLNNAFVVIDEAQNCTYTQIKMLITRLGWNSTMVLTGDPDQSDLLPGISGLKDIADKLETLEDVATVRLKDRDIVRHPLVASILTVV, from the coding sequence ATGGGTAAGCGCGCACGTAAATCTACAAAAGCCGATGCAGATGTCAGAGCATTGTTTTTTGATGAACACCAACGTGAACAGGAAATGAGTAAAAAAGCTTGGGACCCTATAAAAGGGCATCATAACCAGCAACATCAAGAAACCCCGCGTGAACAGAAATACGTCAAAAATGTACGCCCCAGAAGCGACAATCAGGCCGAACTGATGAAAGCTATTGATGAGCGCCATATGGTGGTTGCCCTTGGCCCAGCTGGCACAGGCAAAACCTACCTCGCCGTCGCCAAAGCTGTTGAGGCCTTAGATAGCGGCAAGATCGAGCGCATTGTTTTATCGCGCCCTGCTGTTGAGGCAGGCGAAAGCATTGGCTATCTGCCCGGTGATATGGAAGAAAAACTCGCCCCTTACCTGCGCCCGCTTTATGATGCGCTCACCGACCGCCTTGGCAATCGCCGCCTCAAACAGCTCATGAACAATGGCACTATTGAGCTTGCGCCAGTGGGCTATATGCGCGGACGTACCCTTAACAATGCCTTTGTGGTCATTGATGAAGCGCAAAACTGCACCTATACCCAGATCAAAATGCTCATCACCCGCTTGGGATGGAATTCCACCATGGTGCTCACAGGCGATCCCGATCAAAGCGACCTGCTGCCCGGTATTTCTGGCCTAAAAGATATCGCAGATAAACTGGAAACCCTAGAAGACGTCGCCACCGTGCGCCTCAAAGACCGCGACATCGTGCGCCACCCGCTGGTCGCCAGCATCCTCACCGTTGTGTAA
- a CDS encoding methylmalonyl-CoA mutase family protein, whose translation MSEERLALAAEFPATSVEAWKESLEKVLKGAPFEKKMVVKTYDGIDIQPLYTKDDWNAEGNPSGFPGSAPFTRGNTAAGRAVDGWDIRQVQANADKSAANDQILEDLERGVTSLILQFDEAARAGKNGADAPELAGRGGMMIYSKEDLADVLEGVLLDLAGVSLEAGGQAKVAADMLKGLWADKGIAPEQAMGAFNADPLGTLAANGSLPQSLEEALSDLASLAKETAKTYPHVTTVKVDTSAYYGAGATETQDLAIALATGVAYLRAMTDAGLSVDEAAKQIVFSFANSSDIFTGIAKLRAARFLWAQVVKASGGTDDAAAMNLHAATSARAMSKRDPWVNMLRVTATCFAGAVGGADAITVLPFDHHCGVADDFARRIARNTQIVLQEESSLNKVIDPAGGSWFIENLTEQYAAKAWEIFQGIEGKGGMTAVITDGSIQATIAETWDARLKNIAKRKDPITGVSEFPNILEETVERAEPDYAALIGKIAKSDAMIGSNAVSGVSATAEALPAHRLAEGFEKLRDAADSYAASKGNLPTIFSANIGAIAKHTGRASFAKNFFEAGGVQATQNNGFATADEAVAAFKETTCEVAVICGSDAQYEELAAGFAGALKAAGAKKVFLAGRGEFDGVDQAVGMGSDVLGTLQDLHTVLGV comes from the coding sequence ATGAGCGAAGAACGGTTAGCCCTCGCGGCTGAATTTCCAGCGACTTCTGTAGAAGCTTGGAAAGAGTCTTTGGAGAAAGTTCTCAAAGGTGCCCCTTTTGAAAAGAAGATGGTTGTTAAGACCTATGATGGAATTGACATTCAGCCTCTTTATACAAAAGACGACTGGAATGCTGAAGGCAACCCGTCCGGTTTCCCCGGCAGTGCCCCTTTCACACGTGGTAACACGGCGGCAGGTCGCGCAGTTGATGGATGGGATATCCGTCAAGTGCAGGCCAATGCAGATAAGTCTGCAGCCAATGATCAAATCCTTGAAGATTTGGAACGCGGTGTCACATCGCTGATCCTGCAATTTGATGAAGCTGCACGCGCTGGCAAAAATGGCGCAGACGCCCCTGAGCTTGCTGGTCGTGGCGGCATGATGATCTATTCTAAAGAAGACCTCGCCGATGTGCTTGAAGGTGTTCTTCTTGATCTGGCTGGTGTTTCTCTTGAAGCAGGAGGACAAGCCAAGGTCGCTGCAGACATGCTCAAAGGCCTGTGGGCTGATAAAGGTATTGCGCCTGAACAAGCCATGGGCGCGTTTAACGCTGACCCGCTTGGCACCTTGGCTGCAAACGGCTCACTACCACAATCACTGGAAGAAGCCCTTTCTGATCTGGCCTCTTTGGCAAAAGAAACAGCAAAAACCTATCCCCATGTTACGACTGTAAAAGTTGATACCTCTGCCTATTATGGTGCAGGTGCTACAGAAACACAGGATTTGGCGATTGCACTGGCAACGGGTGTTGCTTATCTGCGCGCCATGACTGATGCGGGCCTAAGCGTTGATGAAGCAGCAAAACAGATCGTCTTTAGCTTTGCCAACAGTTCTGACATTTTCACAGGTATTGCCAAGCTACGCGCTGCACGTTTCTTATGGGCGCAAGTGGTGAAAGCTTCTGGTGGCACAGATGATGCCGCAGCCATGAACCTGCACGCTGCAACATCAGCACGCGCTATGTCCAAGCGTGACCCATGGGTGAACATGCTACGTGTGACAGCGACCTGTTTTGCAGGGGCTGTTGGTGGTGCAGATGCCATCACGGTTTTGCCATTTGACCATCACTGCGGTGTGGCAGATGACTTTGCCCGACGCATTGCACGCAACACCCAAATCGTCTTGCAAGAAGAAAGCTCGCTGAACAAAGTGATCGATCCTGCAGGTGGTTCTTGGTTTATTGAAAACCTTACTGAACAATATGCCGCAAAAGCTTGGGAGATTTTCCAAGGTATTGAAGGCAAGGGCGGTATGACGGCTGTCATCACAGACGGTTCCATCCAGGCAACCATCGCTGAAACATGGGATGCGCGTCTTAAAAATATCGCCAAGCGTAAAGACCCGATCACAGGTGTTTCTGAATTCCCGAACATTTTGGAAGAAACGGTCGAACGTGCTGAGCCTGACTATGCAGCCCTCATTGGTAAAATCGCCAAAAGCGATGCGATGATCGGCTCAAACGCTGTTTCAGGTGTAAGTGCAACAGCTGAGGCGCTACCGGCGCACCGTCTGGCTGAAGGCTTTGAGAAACTGCGCGATGCCGCTGATTCATATGCAGCTTCTAAAGGCAACCTGCCAACGATCTTCTCTGCCAATATTGGTGCCATTGCCAAACATACAGGCCGTGCCTCATTTGCGAAAAACTTCTTTGAAGCAGGCGGCGTGCAAGCCACGCAAAACAATGGTTTTGCAACGGCTGATGAAGCTGTAGCAGCCTTTAAGGAAACAACGTGCGAAGTTGCAGTCATCTGTGGATCAGACGCTCAGTATGAAGAACTGGCTGCTGGTTTTGCAGGCGCATTAAAAGCAGCGGGTGCGAAGAAAGTCTTCCTCGCAGGCCGTGGTGAATTTGACGGTGTTGATCAAGCGGTCGGCATGGGCAGCGATGTACTAGGTACATTGCAAGACCTCCATACAGTATTGGGAGTGTAA
- the scpA gene encoding methylmalonyl-CoA mutase — protein sequence MSNIPNFANVALDTAGLNEKDVADWKSRIEGQTGNKLEDLNWKTPEGINVKPLYSAEDISSLDHMDSVPGFAPFKRGPYNSMYTTRPWTIRQYAGFSTAEESNAFYRRNLAAGQKGLSVAFDLATHRGYDSDHPRVTGDVGMAGVAIDSIYDTRTLFDGIPLDQMSVSMTMNGAVLPVLALYVLAAEEQGVSPDKLSGTIQNDILKEFMVRNTYIYPPTPSMKIISDIFGFTSREMPKYNSISISGYHMQEAGATADLELAYTLADGVEYIRSGIEAGLDVDAFAPRLSFFWAIGTNFFMEVAKMRAARMLWSRLVNQFDPKNTKSLALRTHSQTSGWSLTAQDVFNNVTRTCIEAMASSQGHTQSLHTNALDEALALPTDFSARIARNTQIFLQQESGTCDVIDPWGGSYYVEKLTQDLAEKAWAHIQEVEEQGGMAKAIEAGIPKMRIEEAAARTQARIDSGRQTLVGVNKYQLENEEAIDVLKVENTEVRKSQIDKLNRLRAERNEDETQACLAALTTCAKEENGNLLDLAIKAGRAKATVGEISDSLEKVYGRHQATIRAISGVYKNEVGEMNEKVEDVTKLVKKFEASEGRRPRILIAKMGQDGHDRGQKVIATAFADLGFDVDIGPLFQTPEETARQAVENDVDIVGASSLAAGHLTLVPQLKGELAKLEREDILIVCGGVIPPQDFDALYEGGAEAIFPPGTVISEAAIDLMKKLNEVVGIED from the coding sequence ATGAGCAATATTCCTAACTTTGCAAATGTTGCGCTAGACACAGCTGGCCTCAACGAAAAAGACGTTGCCGACTGGAAAAGCCGTATTGAAGGTCAAACAGGTAATAAACTTGAAGACCTGAACTGGAAAACACCAGAAGGCATCAACGTTAAGCCGCTTTATAGCGCTGAAGATATCTCTTCACTGGACCATATGGACTCTGTGCCGGGTTTTGCCCCGTTTAAACGTGGTCCTTATAACTCCATGTATACAACACGCCCTTGGACAATCCGCCAATATGCGGGTTTTTCAACGGCTGAAGAATCCAACGCTTTTTATCGTCGCAACTTGGCAGCGGGTCAAAAAGGCCTGTCTGTGGCGTTCGATTTGGCAACACACCGTGGTTATGATTCAGATCACCCGCGTGTAACAGGTGATGTGGGCATGGCTGGTGTTGCCATTGACAGCATCTATGATACACGCACATTGTTTGATGGCATTCCGCTTGATCAAATGTCTGTTTCCATGACCATGAACGGTGCGGTACTTCCAGTACTAGCTCTTTACGTTCTAGCCGCGGAAGAACAGGGTGTGAGCCCGGATAAACTGTCTGGTACCATCCAAAATGATATTCTTAAAGAATTCATGGTGCGTAACACTTATATTTACCCACCAACCCCTTCTATGAAGATCATTTCCGATATCTTTGGCTTCACATCACGTGAAATGCCGAAATATAACTCCATCTCCATTTCCGGCTATCACATGCAAGAAGCTGGCGCGACGGCTGATCTGGAACTGGCCTACACATTGGCTGATGGTGTGGAATATATCCGCTCTGGTATTGAAGCAGGTCTGGATGTGGATGCATTTGCACCGCGCTTGTCCTTCTTCTGGGCGATCGGCACAAACTTCTTTATGGAAGTTGCCAAAATGCGCGCAGCCCGTATGTTGTGGTCGCGTCTAGTCAACCAGTTTGATCCGAAAAACACCAAGTCTTTGGCATTGCGTACACACAGCCAGACATCTGGTTGGTCCTTAACGGCCCAAGACGTGTTTAACAACGTGACACGGACCTGTATTGAAGCCATGGCCTCAAGCCAAGGTCACACACAATCGCTGCATACCAACGCATTGGATGAAGCTTTAGCCCTGCCAACTGATTTCTCAGCCCGCATTGCACGTAACACGCAAATCTTCTTGCAACAAGAATCCGGCACTTGTGATGTGATCGATCCTTGGGGTGGGTCTTACTATGTTGAGAAACTGACCCAAGACCTCGCTGAAAAAGCATGGGCGCATATTCAGGAAGTTGAAGAACAAGGCGGCATGGCAAAAGCCATTGAAGCTGGCATTCCAAAAATGCGCATTGAAGAAGCAGCAGCACGTACACAAGCGCGCATTGATAGCGGTCGCCAAACTTTGGTGGGTGTGAATAAATACCAGCTTGAAAATGAAGAAGCGATTGACGTTCTTAAAGTGGAAAACACAGAAGTGCGCAAATCACAGATTGATAAGCTTAACCGTCTGCGCGCTGAGCGTAATGAAGACGAGACACAAGCCTGTCTGGCAGCACTGACAACATGTGCCAAAGAAGAAAATGGCAACTTGCTTGATCTGGCAATTAAAGCCGGTCGTGCCAAGGCCACTGTTGGTGAAATTTCTGACTCACTTGAAAAAGTATATGGTCGCCATCAGGCAACCATCCGTGCGATTTCTGGTGTTTATAAAAACGAGGTTGGTGAAATGAACGAGAAAGTCGAAGATGTCACAAAACTCGTTAAGAAATTTGAAGCCTCAGAAGGTCGTCGTCCACGTATCTTGATTGCGAAAATGGGCCAAGATGGTCACGACCGTGGTCAAAAAGTCATCGCAACAGCCTTTGCTGATTTGGGTTTTGATGTGGATATCGGTCCTCTCTTCCAAACACCGGAAGAAACAGCGCGCCAAGCCGTTGAAAACGATGTTGATATCGTTGGTGCCTCTTCACTGGCAGCGGGTCACCTTACCTTGGTGCCTCAGCTTAAAGGGGAGCTTGCAAAGCTTGAGCGCGAAGACATCTTGATCGTATGTGGCGGTGTTATTCCTCCACAAGATTTCGATGCTTTGTATGAAGGCGGCGCAGAAGCCATCTTCCCACCGGGAACTGTTATTTCTGAGGCGGCCATCGATTTGATGAAAAAGCTGAATGAAGTTGTCGGTATCGAAGACTAA
- the meaB gene encoding methylmalonyl Co-A mutase-associated GTPase MeaB, giving the protein MNDIVNHSVKKGPVRRRKQLSVDEYVEGVLAGDRTMIGRTISLVESTSPKYRKMAQEVLLKLLPHSGKAHRVGITGVPGVGKSTTIEALGCNLCDAGLRVAVLAVDPTSSVSGGSILGDKTRMNNLAIQENAFIRPSPSSCTLGGVTKMTRETMIVCEAAGYDVVLVETVGVGQSETVVADMVDFFLVLMLPGAGDELQGIKKGVLELADMIAVNKSDAPNEKRAKMAAREYKNALHIMKPQSPNWSPPVVCISGLSNMNLDEMWEKVAEHREKLSTTGELKEKRTEQQFRWMWAMVEDRLMEALKTHPEVMGQLDGIHDAITEDKLTATVGAQRILDAFGLTDTL; this is encoded by the coding sequence ATGAACGACATTGTAAATCACTCCGTCAAAAAAGGACCTGTTCGTCGCCGCAAACAATTGAGCGTGGATGAATATGTTGAAGGTGTTTTGGCTGGTGATCGCACAATGATCGGACGCACCATTTCCTTGGTGGAAAGTACCTCGCCTAAATATCGCAAAATGGCACAAGAAGTTTTGCTAAAGCTTCTGCCCCATAGCGGCAAGGCCCATCGTGTGGGCATTACGGGCGTGCCGGGTGTGGGTAAATCTACAACTATTGAGGCTTTGGGCTGTAACCTGTGTGATGCAGGCCTGCGCGTGGCTGTTTTGGCGGTAGACCCGACAAGTTCGGTTTCTGGTGGGTCTATTTTGGGTGATAAAACCCGCATGAATAACCTTGCCATTCAAGAAAATGCCTTTATCCGCCCAAGTCCCAGTTCATGCACCCTTGGCGGGGTGACCAAAATGACGCGTGAAACCATGATTGTATGTGAAGCCGCAGGCTATGACGTGGTTTTAGTGGAAACCGTTGGCGTAGGCCAAAGTGAAACCGTGGTTGCCGATATGGTGGACTTCTTCCTTGTGCTCATGCTGCCCGGTGCCGGGGATGAGTTGCAAGGCATTAAAAAAGGTGTGCTTGAACTTGCCGATATGATTGCGGTGAACAAGTCTGATGCCCCCAATGAAAAACGCGCTAAAATGGCCGCGCGTGAATATAAAAATGCCCTTCACATCATGAAGCCGCAAAGCCCGAACTGGAGCCCGCCCGTTGTCTGCATCTCCGGTCTTTCCAACATGAATTTGGATGAGATGTGGGAAAAAGTGGCTGAACACCGTGAAAAGCTATCAACAACAGGTGAGCTTAAAGAAAAGCGCACAGAACAGCAGTTTCGCTGGATGTGGGCCATGGTTGAAGACCGCCTGATGGAAGCCTTAAAAACCCATCCTGAAGTGATGGGCCAGCTAGATGGCATTCATGACGCCATTACAGAAGATAAACTAACCGCCACCGTTGGCGCCCAGCGCATTCTGGATGCTTTTGGCTTAACTGATACGCTCTAG